In Sphingomonas panacisoli, one genomic interval encodes:
- the mddA gene encoding methanethiol S-methyltransferase: MKRLSFLVFAASCYAVFFATFLYLIGFVADVPVLSHTVDTGPSAPVPVALIIDIVLIAMFGVQHSVMARQGFKRAWTRLVPQPLERSVYVLMASAMLILMFVFWLPIAGDVWNVEGKVGAALLWALFAIGWLIVLLSTFLINHFELFGLQQAWFQARGRMAASPKFRTPFFYKLVRHPLYSGFVIAFWATPRMTLGHLLLAAGLSIYMLIAIQYEERDLVELFGDDYQRYRRTTGMLAPRIGKQG, translated from the coding sequence ATGAAACGCTTATCCTTCTTAGTCTTCGCCGCATCCTGCTATGCGGTATTTTTCGCAACCTTCCTGTATCTGATCGGCTTCGTCGCAGACGTGCCGGTTCTGTCCCATACCGTCGATACGGGACCGTCTGCACCAGTGCCGGTCGCGCTGATCATAGATATTGTGCTAATCGCGATGTTCGGCGTCCAGCACAGCGTGATGGCGCGGCAGGGGTTCAAGCGCGCGTGGACACGGCTGGTCCCGCAACCGCTCGAACGCAGCGTCTACGTGCTGATGGCGAGTGCCATGCTGATCCTGATGTTTGTATTCTGGCTGCCGATCGCCGGCGACGTCTGGAATGTTGAGGGCAAAGTTGGCGCCGCGTTGCTGTGGGCGTTGTTTGCAATTGGCTGGTTGATCGTGCTGCTAAGCACATTCCTGATCAATCATTTTGAGCTGTTCGGACTGCAGCAAGCCTGGTTCCAAGCGCGTGGTCGGATGGCGGCCTCGCCTAAATTCCGGACGCCCTTCTTTTATAAACTGGTTCGACATCCGCTCTATAGCGGCTTTGTCATAGCATTTTGGGCGACGCCGCGCATGACGCTTGGCCATCTCCTTTTGGCGGCGGGCCTGTCGATCTACATGTTGATCGCAATTCAATATGAAGAGCGCGATTTGGTAGAGCTCTTCGGCGATGACTACCAACGCTATCGCCGGACTACCGGTATGTTGGCGCCGCGCATCGGAAAACAGGGCTGA